tttttttttgtgctaaAAGACTTGAGAAGATGAAAGATCATGAAATGTGGTTGTCTATCTTGGTTGATAGTGCACTCAATTGAGATTACTTATCAACTGCGTTGTGCCACTATTTGTTCTGTGAAATTTAATACCTcgtaacataattatttttttcaatgctCTTGATAAAACTTCACATTGATAGAGATGTTACAAGTTGTCAGATAATGGGTAGTTCAAATTTGTACCTGTTATATTTTCTTGCTACATGTTCTTTTATAGAACATCATAAATAATTGGTTGCATCTATCGCAGGGTTTAGGGCTTCGACCTGGTATTCTGGATGGTGCGATCAGTTTCTCAGCTGTGCAGGTAATTTTCCCCCCTTTTTCTTTGTTGAGATTTTTAGTTATCTCAGCCTATAATGATTATAGTATCAGGAGAACCTTGACAATTCAGAATTATGTGTGAaatgttatttattgttttttcatAATCAATTTTGTGCTTTTGATATGAAATAATTAGCCTGTGCACTACGTTCAAGTTTCAAGAGGCATGTATGTCTTGCCATAGTCTTCATAATCTCATCATCTCCTTGCAAACATTCTCTAGTTATGACTTTAATTGTGAATTTGGTTCTTGTATGACTTACCCTTAgatttttttggtgatttatcAGTACACACCAATTTGTATAGCCTTTTAAGGCATAGTGCTTATCAGTTCTGATATACTTAATTTTCCCAAGCAGTGGTTGTGCAATGCTGACAAATCTTGTCATGAACCTCGGATAAGATTGAAGTAAGTAGAAATTTCGTTCTTATTGTTAGTTGGTCAATCGTGCATATTAATCTGCTCAAGATCCATTTATGATGTCACTGTAGTAGAATAATTTCATACTCCTAGCTAGCTATCTAAGTAGTGAATTTTTCCCATAACTTTGCAGGGCTTTCTTTAGTTCCTTGTATAGATGTTTGGGAAGGGGAGCAAGAGCAGTACTCCAGGTCTATCCTGAATATCTTGCTCAGAGAGAGCTGATTCTGGGTTTTGCCATGCAAGCTGGATTTTCTGGAGGCATAGTTGTTGACTACCCACACAGGTTAGGAAGTTGTAGACTTAGTTTATTGTCATTTTTCCCTAAATTTGTTGTGAAGTCTTTTGAAAATTAGCGATTGACCTATGTGCAGCTCATTCACCAATTGTCGACCCTGAACTGAATTATCCTGGCATGTACAACAGGATATGACTAAGTTGCACTTTTTTCATTCTAGTTAAAGCTTAATTGTGTTAGTATTGCTTTCTTTGCATGTTCCCCGTCAATTTATTTGAATCGAGGTAGTTTAGGCCATCTGTAAGCAGCATcaattaaagtaaataaacattTGTCAACCACAGACTGCTTTTGCAACCATTAGTTCATCCTCTGAACTTCCCTATACCTCTCTCATGCTCAGCATTTGCCAATTGTTATAAGCCTGTTTGGTCAAACTTCTAGGAAGCCATAAGTGcttattttgtttttgaaaaagtgtttaTTTTAGAGTTGTATGTTAGCTCTTCCCCAAGGATATTATCACAATGCACTTTCAAGTGAAGGTTCATTTTGATTTGGTTGCAGTTCTGACACAAGATTGTACATTCTTTTGTTGTCACAGTTCTCAAAGGAGGAAGGAATATTTAGTTCTTACTTGTGGTCCTCCGTCCCTCAGCACCACTACTCCAGCAGGAAAGCGTGAAGATGGAGAGAGTTGTTCTGATGAAGACAGTAGCGAGGATGAAGAAAACCAGACAGTAAGTAATTCAAGGGCACTGGACTAACTGCGTTGAAGCTAACCAGTGGCTGCGCGTGCTGATCTTCATCACTTAGGGATGTTCTTACAAGGGAGGCAGGCTGATGCACCCCAAGAGGCCCTCCAGGTTCTGGATATTGTTCTGCGTGAGTTGCCAACGAGTAGGTATGTTTCTTTACCTGCTCTAGTTTCTGTTCGTCACAAGTATTGATTCCTTATGGATTGTTGATTTATTGTGATCATCTTTTCTCCTTAATTTATTGTTTACTGCAGGTATTGTCCCGTGGGCCGTTCTTTCTATTCCCCNNNNNNNNNNNNNNNNNNNNNNNNNNNNNNNNNNNNNNNNNNNNNNNNNNNNNNNNNNNNNNNNNNNNNNNNNNNNNNNNNNNNNNNNNNNN
The Capsicum annuum cultivar UCD-10X-F1 chromosome 6, UCD10Xv1.1, whole genome shotgun sequence DNA segment above includes these coding regions:
- the LOC124899350 gene encoding 18S rRNA (guanine-N(7))-methyltransferase RID2-like isoform X1, with protein sequence MMIFHSFLFSEGCGSGLSGETLTEHGHQWLGLDILASMLDIALELEVEGDLILGDLGQGLGLRPGILDGAISFSAVQWLCNADKSCHEPRIRLKAFFSSLYRCLGRGARAVLQVYPEYLAQRELILGFAMQAGFSGGIVVDYPHSSQRRKEYLVLTCGPPSLSTTTPAGKREDGESCSDEDSSEDEENQTVSNSRALD
- the LOC124899350 gene encoding 18S rRNA (guanine-N(7))-methyltransferase RID2-like isoform X2, with amino-acid sequence MLDIALELEVEGDLILGDLGQGLGLRPGILDGAISFSAVQWLCNADKSCHEPRIRLKAFFSSLYRCLGRGARAVLQVYPEYLAQRELILGFAMQAGFSGGIVVDYPHSSQRRKEYLVLTCGPPSLSTTTPAGKREDGESCSDEDSSEDEENQTVSNSRALD